A window of the Gossypium hirsutum isolate 1008001.06 chromosome A03, Gossypium_hirsutum_v2.1, whole genome shotgun sequence genome harbors these coding sequences:
- the LOC107886136 gene encoding dol-P-Man:Man(6)GlcNAc(2)-PP-Dol alpha-1,2-mannosyltransferase isoform X1: MGLTTSTSVSSLLCFSWEFCQIARKKYAPDLFIVISPLYIWLAFMSLQPHKEERFLYPIYPLVCVAASAVIESFTDLFRDKYNPYDNSIIVMMAKFLRPVALSLILCASHSRTFSLINGYAAPMEVYKILEHHDDAGTGDRDSV, translated from the exons ATGGGTTTAACAACTTCAACTTCTGTTTCATCCTTGCTTTGCTTTTCCTGGGAATTCTGCCAAATTGCAAGAAAAAAGTATGCCCCTGACTTGTTTATTGTAATCTCTCCTCTTTATATATGGCTGGCATTTATGTCTCTGCAGCCGCACAAAGAAGAAAG ATTCCTTTATCCCATATACCCTCTTGTTTGTGTTGCTGCTTCTGCTGTCATTGAGAGTTTTACTGATCTTTTCCGAGACAAATATAATCCCTACGATAATTCTATTATAGTTATG ATGGCCAAATTTCTTAGACCTGTGGCCCTGAGCCTCATATTATGTGCCTCACATTCACGTACATTCTCATTGATCAATGGCTATGCTGCTCCAATGGAGGTTTACAAGATCTTGGAGCACCATGATGATGCAGGAACTG GTGATCGAGATTCCgtttaa
- the LOC107886136 gene encoding dol-P-Man:Man(6)GlcNAc(2)-PP-Dol alpha-1,2-mannosyltransferase isoform X2: MGLTTSTSVSSLLCFSWEFCQIARKKYAPDLFIVISPLYIWLAFMSLQPHKEERFLYPIYPLVCVAASAVIESFTDLFRDKYNPYDNSIIVMMAKFLRPVALSLILCASHSRTFSLINGYAAPMEVYKILEHHDDAGTVLEN; encoded by the exons ATGGGTTTAACAACTTCAACTTCTGTTTCATCCTTGCTTTGCTTTTCCTGGGAATTCTGCCAAATTGCAAGAAAAAAGTATGCCCCTGACTTGTTTATTGTAATCTCTCCTCTTTATATATGGCTGGCATTTATGTCTCTGCAGCCGCACAAAGAAGAAAG ATTCCTTTATCCCATATACCCTCTTGTTTGTGTTGCTGCTTCTGCTGTCATTGAGAGTTTTACTGATCTTTTCCGAGACAAATATAATCCCTACGATAATTCTATTATAGTTATG ATGGCCAAATTTCTTAGACCTGTGGCCCTGAGCCTCATATTATGTGCCTCACATTCACGTACATTCTCATTGATCAATGGCTATGCTGCTCCAATGGAGGTTTACAAGATCTTGGAGCACCATGATGATGCAGGAACTG TGCTTGAAAATTAA
- the LOC107886136 gene encoding dol-P-Man:Man(6)GlcNAc(2)-PP-Dol alpha-1,2-mannosyltransferase isoform X3 — protein sequence MGLTTSTSVSSLLCFSWEFCQIARKKYAPDLFIVISPLYIWLAFMSLQPHKEERFLYPIYPLVCVAASAVIESFTDLFRDKYNPYDNSIIVMMAKFLRPVALSLILCASHSRTFSLINGYAAPMEVYKILEHHDDAGTVR from the exons ATGGGTTTAACAACTTCAACTTCTGTTTCATCCTTGCTTTGCTTTTCCTGGGAATTCTGCCAAATTGCAAGAAAAAAGTATGCCCCTGACTTGTTTATTGTAATCTCTCCTCTTTATATATGGCTGGCATTTATGTCTCTGCAGCCGCACAAAGAAGAAAG ATTCCTTTATCCCATATACCCTCTTGTTTGTGTTGCTGCTTCTGCTGTCATTGAGAGTTTTACTGATCTTTTCCGAGACAAATATAATCCCTACGATAATTCTATTATAGTTATG ATGGCCAAATTTCTTAGACCTGTGGCCCTGAGCCTCATATTATGTGCCTCACATTCACGTACATTCTCATTGATCAATGGCTATGCTGCTCCAATGGAGGTTTACAAGATCTTGGAGCACCATGATGATGCAGGAACTG TCAGGTGA